Genomic window (Streptomyces sp. LX-29):
CGGCGAGGAGGTCGTCGACGATCCGCAGCCGGGTCTCCGGAAAGTACTCCTCGACCGCGTCGCGCATCAGCGCCAGGCCCTCCGGGTCGGGGGTCGAGCAGCGCTCCCGCGTCTCGGCGTCGGGCCAGCGGGCGTAGGCGGCCCAGGTGCCGTCGTCCGCCTGGTGCAGGCGCGACCCGTAGCTGCCGCACTGGGCGTGGATCGCCCGGGTCACCCGGTGCCACCCGTCGACGAACTGCTCCTCCTTGCCCGGGCGCAGCCGCCACCGGTAGATCACTGCGAACATTCCCGAGTCCCCTTGTTCTCGGTGCGTGACCTGGTCGGTTCAGGCGCGCTCGGCGAGGGCGCGCTGCCAGACGGGGCTGTCGACGTAGTGGTTGTCGTAGAGCTCCGAGGAGTCCTTGATCTCCTGCGGGCTCGCCTCACCGCGCATCACCCGGCCGAGCAGCCGCAGATAGTCGAAGCGGGGCATGCCCGGGGTGAAGACGAAGAGGACGTCGGCCTCGGCGCCGGGGGCCGCCGCGAAGGCGTGCGGGGTGTGCGGCGGAACGAGCAGGAAGTCACCCGCTTCCAGGACTGTCAGCTCCTCGTCGAGCAGCACCTCGAGCGAGCCGCCGATCACGAAGAACATCTCCGAGGCCCGGGTGTGGAAGTGCGCCGGCGCACCGACCGCGCCCTTCGCGAAGGTGGAACGGTAGCTGGTGATCGGGCTGCCGGCGGTTCCGAAGTCGGCCAGCAGAGTCATCACGCTGCTCGGGTCGCTCGTGGTCTCGGCGTCAGCGGCGCGGGTCAGGATCGGGGCGAAGGTCTTCTGCGTGTTCATGATGATCATTCTAGGGAGAA
Coding sequences:
- a CDS encoding antibiotic biosynthesis monooxygenase — encoded protein: MFAVIYRWRLRPGKEEQFVDGWHRVTRAIHAQCGSYGSRLHQADDGTWAAYARWPDAETRERCSTPDPEGLALMRDAVEEYFPETRLRIVDDLLAEPAPGIG
- a CDS encoding cupin domain-containing protein, which codes for MNTQKTFAPILTRAADAETTSDPSSVMTLLADFGTAGSPITSYRSTFAKGAVGAPAHFHTRASEMFFVIGGSLEVLLDEELTVLEAGDFLLVPPHTPHAFAAAPGAEADVLFVFTPGMPRFDYLRLLGRVMRGEASPQEIKDSSELYDNHYVDSPVWQRALAERA